A stretch of the Mycobacterium sp. ITM-2016-00317 genome encodes the following:
- a CDS encoding ImmA/IrrE family metallo-endopeptidase: protein MYTTEAQAQAKQMEAVAERIRPGTVARLRTDPLGELEHWDDVTVIEIDESSNNSGCSVAGSYQPNPPTLVVTNSLSYARRGFTALHELGHHLQQTDIALGTTVFGYSNPDLFEEEACDAFAAGVLLPDDDLRTRIDPRGPTAQDVVDLYSVHSSASREACCVWAARHLQGAGVVVLLDRVGVVRFAAPKSFIPPAKNSDQSHTPLIDAALKNPGSGATRDETYVCYRNGARSDTVYGQARWFDANYLVAVLASDHAGWKPLALPRPHTGGAGSARWWTCETCDDSFTVADRCGRCGEPQCTQGHCGCHVARAQKDRTCPSCFLTLHPSRFDPGSELCRDCA, encoded by the coding sequence ATGTACACCACAGAAGCGCAAGCACAGGCCAAGCAGATGGAGGCTGTCGCCGAGCGTATCCGCCCCGGCACCGTCGCCCGCTTGCGCACGGATCCGCTTGGCGAACTGGAGCACTGGGACGACGTCACGGTCATCGAGATCGACGAGTCGTCGAACAACTCCGGGTGTTCGGTCGCCGGCAGCTATCAGCCGAACCCGCCGACACTCGTCGTAACCAACTCGCTGTCGTACGCGCGCCGCGGGTTCACCGCGCTCCACGAACTCGGCCACCACCTGCAGCAGACCGACATCGCCCTCGGGACCACGGTGTTCGGATACAGCAACCCGGACCTGTTCGAGGAGGAGGCCTGCGACGCGTTCGCCGCCGGTGTCCTGCTCCCCGATGACGACCTGCGCACCCGAATAGACCCCCGCGGACCGACCGCACAGGATGTGGTCGATCTATACAGCGTGCACTCGTCGGCGTCGAGGGAAGCGTGCTGCGTGTGGGCTGCCCGGCATCTCCAGGGCGCCGGAGTCGTCGTGCTCCTCGACCGCGTGGGCGTGGTGCGCTTCGCCGCCCCGAAGAGTTTCATTCCGCCGGCGAAGAACTCCGACCAGTCACACACCCCGCTGATCGACGCGGCACTGAAAAACCCCGGCTCCGGAGCCACCCGCGATGAGACGTACGTGTGCTACCGCAACGGTGCGAGAAGCGACACCGTCTACGGTCAGGCACGGTGGTTCGATGCGAATTACCTCGTCGCCGTGCTCGCCTCCGACCACGCCGGGTGGAAGCCACTGGCCCTCCCCCGGCCCCACACCGGCGGCGCCGGCAGTGCGCGATGGTGGACGTGCGAGACCTGCGACGACTCGTTCACCGTCGCCGACCGCTGTGGCCGATGCGGCGAACCGCAGTGCACGCAGGGCCATTGCGGATGCCACGTCGCGCGCGCTCAGAAGGACAGAACGTGCCCCAGCTGCTTTCTGACCCTGCACCCGTCTCGGTTCGACCCCGGCAGTGAACTGTGCCGGGACTGCGCGTGA